GACAGGATGCCGAGCGGAACGGCGATAATGATCGCGAGTACGAAAGCCATCAATGTTAGCGGCAGCGTCACAATCAGGCGTTTGCCAATTTCAGTCAGCACCGGTGCGCCACTGACAAATGAATTGCCAAGGTTGAAGCGCACAAGCGAGCCGATAAACTGAGTGAACTGCTGGTAGAGCGACAGATCGGAACCGACCTGTTTGCGCGCTGCTTCAATTTGCGCGGCATCCGCCCCAACCGATACGAGCGCATTCGCAGGATCGCCCGGCAAAAGGCGCAGCAACAAAAACAAAACGATCGCTGCGATGAACACCGACAGGATCAAAATGGCTGAACGGCGAAGGATATAGGCAAGAATGGCGAATACCTCTCGGGTATGAGGGAGCAGTTTTTAGCCACTCAATAATGCGATAACGCCGCCGGAAAATAATTCAGGCGGCGCTCTCTGTCGAGCATCAGTTCTTAATTATAGACAGCCGATTAATCTGCTGATTTCGCAATGTCATAAGCAAAGAACTGCGAATTCAGACCATTGACCGGATAGCCACTGACCGACTTTTTCGAAACCACGATCTGCGGATAGAGATAGAACCAGTTGCTGGCTGCATCTTCAGCAATGATCTTATTGGCTTCGGTCAGCTTGGCCGTCTGTTCGTCAGTCGTGGAGCTGGCTTCCGCTTCCTTGATGAGATCCACAACCTTCGGGTTGTTGTAACCCCAATAGAAATCCGGATTGCCGTAGAATACAATATCGCGATGGTTCACATGCTCCTGCAAAGTCGCCTGGAAATCATGCGCTTTGTAGACCTTCGTGTACCATTCATTGGCTGTGATGATATTGATGTTAACCTTCACACCGACCTTGGCCAGTTCACCCTGTATAAACTGAGCGGCAATCGGATGCGGGTCATAATTGGGCGTATCAATGGTGAAGGTAAAGCCGTCGGGATAGCCCGCTTCCTTCAAGAGTTCCTTGGCGCTTTCTGGATTATAAGCGTCAACGCCTGTCAGATCCACATACCATGGATCTGTGGGCGGAACGAACGAGCCGATCAGCGTGCCATAGTCGCCCCAAACTGCATTTAGCAGCTTCTTGTCATCGATAGCACGAGCCAGTGCCTTGCGAACTTTCACATTATCGAAAGGTGCAACGCGGTCGTTATAGGCGAGAAGCAACTTGGTCGTGGACTTGCCTTCGCTAACAGTAAAGTCAGGGTTGTCCTTAAACTGTGCCAGCGAATCCGGGCTCTGAACAGAAGTGATGATATCAACCGAACCGGTCAAAAGCGCATTGTTGAGCGCGCTCGCATCGGTGAAATACTGGAAGACAACTTCTTCATTTTTCGGTTTCGTACCCCAGTAGTCATCAAAACGTTTAATGGCGAGTGATGATCCACGACGCCAGTCTTCCAGTGCGTAAGGGCCGGTGCCATCTTCTTTCGACTGAAAATCTGTCGCTTCATCATTCACAACCCAGACATAGCTGAGATTGTAAGGCAGCGAAATTGAGCGAGACGAAAGCTTGACGACGACGGTTTCATCATCAGGCGTTTCAATGCCCGTAATGGTCTTGAGGCTGCTCTTGCGTGAGCTTTTGGATTCCGGCGCTGCGACACGCTCGATGGAGAACTTGACGTCCTTCGAGGTCAGTGGTGCTCCAGAGTGGAACTTGACGCCGGGTTGAAGCTTGAACGAATAGGTCAGGCCATCATCGCTGACAGTGTAATCCTTTGAAAGGACCGGCTCGACCTTGCCATCATCATCCAGACGGAACAGTGCTTCATAAACATTGTCATTAAAGGCTTCGTTGATACCCTGCCCCGCACCTGCGGTGTTGTCGAGGTTCTGCGGCTCGTAGAGCGATCCGATATTGACGGTCGCGTCTGCGTCGTTTTCCTGGGCATAGGCCTGAGTGAACGAGCCGAAAGCGAGTGCAACGGTCAGCGCCGTGGTCAGGCCCCAGTTGCTCAACTTCATTTTGCGATTAAGAATGGTCAAACCGCTCATTTTATTCTCCAGCTTCTAGGTCGCTACCAGGGCCTCTGTTGATACAGGTTATACAGCGACGGCCGGAGCCTCGATAAGCGGCGGAACCATGCCATACGGGGATTCTTTAGAAGATTATTCTATAATAAATAAAATTGGTAGACGATTTATCCTTCACGATAGCCTGATAGCTCGCCAACTTCAAAAATTGGATTACAAAGTCGCTCCGTTTTATATTAACGACGATAAACCAATGGCTTCGTGATACACGATCACGGCCTGGTGGCATTGAGAGAACATAATGAGCCAGATCAATCGCGATAGAACCAAGGCACTTCTTGAAGCGGAAGGGCTTGATGGGCTTGTTCTGTTTCAACCTGAAAACTTCCGCTATGCGACCGGTGTAGCAGCCGGTGTCGCGACTATGTGGGGTCGGGCGGGCTCTGCCATTGCACTGGTCCCAGCTGATGAAAAGGCTATAATCGGTGCCGTGATCAGCGATCATGCATATGCTGCTGCAGCGCATCTTGCGGATCAAATTGATTTCCGCACGCATCGTATCTGGATCGATATGGTGACGGTTCACAATGCAAAAACATTCGAAGATATCAATGCAGCCTACAGGCAGGCAAACAATGTCGGCCCGCGCGCTGAAACTTTCGATCAGGAAGCAGCTTTCAGGCTTCTAGACGAACTGCTGACTGAACGCGGGCTTTCCCAAGCAAGGATCGGTGTTGATCTTGAATTTGTGCCGGCTGCGGATTTCGCTCGTCTTAAGGCAGCGCTACCGTCGATTGACTGGCAGGATGCTTCCATTCTCGTCAAGGGCTTGCGTCTCATCAAGAATGCCCGCGAAATCGAGTATCTGCGAAATGCAGCCCGCTATGCAGAAAGCGGGCTGGAAAATATGCTGAACACCGCCCGACGCGGCTCCAGCCTGAATGCGCTTTCAGCAGCCTGGATTGATGGCGCCACACAGGAAGCCAGACGGAATGGTCAGGCCCTTTCCGGGCATTGGGCTTATATCTCGACCGGCTCTGATCTTCAGGACACGAAGGCCGAGCTCAAAGAAGGTTGTCTTGTGAAAGCCGATGTCGGCACCCTGATCAACGGCTATTCATCGGATGGTGCGCGCACTTATGTCTGCGGCAAGCCCGATCCGCTTGCGAGCGAGATATACAAGGTGTTG
The genomic region above belongs to Ochrobactrum quorumnocens and contains:
- a CDS encoding ABC transporter substrate-binding protein codes for the protein MSGLTILNRKMKLSNWGLTTALTVALAFGSFTQAYAQENDADATVNIGSLYEPQNLDNTAGAGQGINEAFNDNVYEALFRLDDDGKVEPVLSKDYTVSDDGLTYSFKLQPGVKFHSGAPLTSKDVKFSIERVAAPESKSSRKSSLKTITGIETPDDETVVVKLSSRSISLPYNLSYVWVVNDEATDFQSKEDGTGPYALEDWRRGSSLAIKRFDDYWGTKPKNEEVVFQYFTDASALNNALLTGSVDIITSVQSPDSLAQFKDNPDFTVSEGKSTTKLLLAYNDRVAPFDNVKVRKALARAIDDKKLLNAVWGDYGTLIGSFVPPTDPWYVDLTGVDAYNPESAKELLKEAGYPDGFTFTIDTPNYDPHPIAAQFIQGELAKVGVKVNINIITANEWYTKVYKAHDFQATLQEHVNHRDIVFYGNPDFYWGYNNPKVVDLIKEAEASSTTDEQTAKLTEANKIIAEDAASNWFYLYPQIVVSKKSVSGYPVNGLNSQFFAYDIAKSAD
- a CDS encoding M24 family metallopeptidase; amino-acid sequence: MSQINRDRTKALLEAEGLDGLVLFQPENFRYATGVAAGVATMWGRAGSAIALVPADEKAIIGAVISDHAYAAAAHLADQIDFRTHRIWIDMVTVHNAKTFEDINAAYRQANNVGPRAETFDQEAAFRLLDELLTERGLSQARIGVDLEFVPAADFARLKAALPSIDWQDASILVKGLRLIKNAREIEYLRNAARYAESGLENMLNTARRGSSLNALSAAWIDGATQEARRNGQALSGHWAYISTGSDLQDTKAELKEGCLVKADVGTLINGYSSDGARTYVCGKPDPLASEIYKVLQESFAVGEALLKPGTRFCDIHAAMLGIMRQSGFSEYYRGHFGHSVGAAVGIEEWPFISSSNEMLIEPNMVLALETPFYADGLGALMIEEQFLITTSGAESMNRLSRELTSIG